From Eptesicus fuscus isolate TK198812 chromosome 13, DD_ASM_mEF_20220401, whole genome shotgun sequence, the proteins below share one genomic window:
- the LOC103303466 gene encoding olfactory receptor 52A5-like, whose translation MFKLNGTVFMPSVLTLVGIPGLELVQSWIGIPFCAMYIIALFGNSLILVIIKSERSLHEPMYLLLAMLGATDITLSTCILPKMLGIFWFHLPKIHFDACLLQMWLIHTFQCIESGILLAMALDRYVAICNPLRHATIFTHQLLTMIGVGVTLRGALLVAPCLILIKCRLKYYWTTVVSHSYCEHMAIVKLAAEDIRINKIYGLFVAFSVLGFDIIFITLSYIKIFITVFSLPQKEARLKAFNTCIAHICVFLEFYLLAFFSFFTHRFGFHIPPYIHILLSNLYLLVPPLLNPIVYGVKTKQIQDRASMIFHSKDAS comes from the coding sequence ATGTTCAAGCTCAATGGCACAGTCTTCATGCCCTCGGTGCTGACACTGGTGGGGATCCCTGGTCTGGAGTTGGTTCAGTCCTGGATTGGCATCCCTTTCTGTGCCATGTACATCATTGCTCTGTTTGGGAATTCTCTGATCCTGGTCATCATCAAATCTGAGCGCAGCCTCCACGAGCCCATGTATCTCCTCCTGGCAATGCTTGGAGCCACAGACATTACTCTCAGTACCTGCATCCTGCCAAAAATGCTAGGAATATTCTGGTTTCATCTGCCCAAGATACACTTTGATGCCTGTCTCTTACAGATGTGGCTTATTCACACCTTCCAATGCATTGAATCAGGTATTCTGTTGGCCATGGCCCTGGACCGCTATGTGGCAATCTGTAATCCTCTGAGACATGCAACCATTTTTACCCACCAACTTCTCACTATGATTGGAGTTGGAGTGACACTCAGAGGAGCCCTTCTTGTGGCTCCATGTCTCATCCTCATCAAATGCCGGTTGAAGTATTACTGGACCACTGTGGTCTCCCATTCATACTGTGAGCACATGGCCATCGTGAAATTGGCAGCAGAAGATATTAGAATCAACAAGATCTATGGTCTGTTTGTGGCTTTCAGTGTACTTGGCTTTGATATAATCTTCATCACACTAtcctacattaaaatatttataactgtCTTCAGTCTGCCTCAGAAAGAAGCCAGGCTCAAAGCCTTCAACACCTGCATTGCTCACATTTGTGTCTTCCTTGAGTTTTATCTCctggctttcttctccttctttacACACAGGTTTGGCTTCCATATTCCACCTTACATTCATATTCTTCTGTCCAATCTATACCTGCTTGTCCCACCATTGCTCAATCCTATTGTGTATGGTGTGAAAACCAAACAGATTCAAGATCGAGCTTCTATGATTTTCCACTCTAAGGATGcttcttga